A DNA window from Synechococcales cyanobacterium T60_A2020_003 contains the following coding sequences:
- a CDS encoding transposase → MKPQYRIRNWSEYNAGLKARGSLTFWIEESVLGQWVVEELSGKPGASVLYSDLAIQTMATVK, encoded by the coding sequence ATGAAACCTCAATACCGCATCCGCAACTGGTCAGAGTATAACGCTGGATTGAAGGCTAGGGGAAGCCTCACCTTCTGGATCGAAGAATCTGTGCTGGGGCAGTGGGTGGTCGAGGAGTTGAGCGGCAAACCCGGCGCGTCAGTTCTTTATAGTGACCTTGCGATTCAAACAATGGCGACCGTCAAAG